A segment of the Leptolyngbya sp. FACHB-261 genome:
ATTTCCGTAACGCTTTAACGCTAGCAGAGGCAGGAGCAGTTTCTAGCAAAGATCGCTCTCCTATAATCTCACCATTTGATAATCTGGCAACCTCCCATTCTGTAGTCTCGTTGTCTTCTAGGGCAGAAAGAGCCAAAGCTAGCGGATCATTCCTTTCAGCCTGAGAGACAGTAACTGTCAAAATTCCATCTAAGACAATGTACAGTTGATCAATAAATTTCCCTTGCTGAATCAGGATTGTACCGGCAGCTACAACTTCTTGCTGCCCCATCTCAATCAGCCAATCAATATCACTGCGATTCAAGCCTCTTAGTAGAACCCGTGCCATAATCCCATCACCCTAGAGCATATTTATTGTCTGCGTTGTGTCAGCACTAAATTGGTTAGCGGCCCGGCCACTTGAACTTGGAGAATACAGAAGCCTCTTGAAGTTTTCTGTCTTCTTCGCGCAGTTGATTGGCAACCTTACCTATTTCTTGAGTCAGCAAGTGATTGGGATAA
Coding sequences within it:
- a CDS encoding cyclic nucleotide-binding domain-containing protein → MARVLLRGLNRSDIDWLIEMGQQEVVAAGTILIQQGKFIDQLYIVLDGILTVTVSQAERNDPLALALSALEDNETTEWEVARLSNGEIIGERSLLETAPASASVKALRKSLVLAIPRQQLAIKLQRDMKFAVHFYRAMAILLSNRLQGTVNQTIQSL